A window of Helicobacter pylori genomic DNA:
TGCCGCATTTGTCTAAGGTTAAAGGCTATAAAACGACAGGGGTGAGCGTGAATCGCTTCTTTAAAGTGTATTTAGAAAAATAAAGGGGTTGTATGCTGAGTTTTATCATCAAGCGCATTTTGTGGGCGATCCCCACGCTGTTTGGAGTGAGTGTTATTGTGTTTATGATGGTGCATTTAGTGCCAGGAGATCCGGCGTTAGTGATTTTAGGCGAAAAGGCCAATCAAGCCGCTATTGACGCTTTAAGGGAGCAATTTGGCTTGAACAAGCCTTTAATAGAGCAGTATTTTTTCTTTATCAATAATGTGTTGCATGGCAATTTTGGCACTTCTATCATGACGGGCGAGCCTGTGATGCATGAGTTTTTGCAACGCTTCCCGGCTACGGTGGAATTGGCTTTGATCGCTTTATTTATGGCTCTTGTTTTGGGTATTAGCGTTGGGGTGTTAGCAGCGATCAAACGATATAGCGTTTTTGATTATTCCAGCATGACTTTCGCTTTAGCCGGGATTTCTATGCCGGTGTTTTGGCTAGGGCTTATGCTGATTTATATCTTTAGCGTGCAATTAGGGTGGTTGCCTGTTTTTGGGCGTTTGAGCGATGTGTATTATTTAGATGGCCCTACAGGCTTTTACTTGATAGACAGCTTGATTGCAAGAGATTATGGGGCGTTTGTGGATACGATCAAACACTTGATTTTACCTAGTATTGTGTTAGCCACGGTTTCTACCGCCGTGATTGCGAGAATGACTCGCGCGAGCATGGCAGAAGTGTCTAAAGAAGATTATGTGCGCACCGCTAAAGCCAAAGGGTGCAGTTCCTTTAGGGTGATTTTTGTGCATACTTTGCGTAACGCTTTAATCCCTGTAACGACTATAGCGGGCTTGATGTTAGCCGGGCTTTTAGGGGGGAGCATGATAACAGAAACGGTTTTCTCATGGCCTGGGATTGGCAAGTGGATCGTCAATGCACTCAACCAGCGCGATTTCCCTATCATTCAGTCCATGTCTTTGATCATTGCCATGATGTATATTGGGGCTAATCTCTTAGTGGATATTTTATACGCTTTTATTGATCCCAGAATAAGGTTGTCATGATGGAATCCTTTAGAGAGTTTATCCAACAATTTAAGAAAAATAAGGCGGCGGTAGTAGGGGCATGGATTGTGCTTTTATTGGTGGTTTGCGCGATTTTTGCACCTCTTTTGGCCCCGCATGATCCTTATGTGCAAAACGCGCAAGATCGCCTTTTAAAACCCATATGGGAGCATGGAGGGAATGCAAAATACCTTTTAGGCACTGATGATTTGGGGCGCGATATTTTGAGCCGCTTGATCTATGGGGCTAGGATTTCTTTAACCATAGGGATTGTTTCTATGGGGATTGCGGTGTTTTTTGGCACGATATTAGGGCTAATAGCGGGGTATTTTGGGGGGAAAACGGATGCAATTATCATGCGTATCATGGATATAATGTTCGCTTTGCCCTCTATTTTATTGATTGTGATTGTGGTCGCTGTGTTAGGGCCTTCACTCACGAATGCGATGCTTGCGATTGGGTTTGTAGGCATTCCTGGATTTGCACGATTGGTGCGCAGTTCTGTGCTAGGCGAAAAAGAAAAAGAATACGTGATCGCTTCTAAAATCAATGGCTCTTCGCACCTTCGCTTGATGTGTAAGGTGATTTTCCCTAATTGCATTATCCCTTTGATCGTGCAAACGACGATGGGGTTTGCTTCCACGGTTTTAGAAGCCGCCGCACTGAGCTTTTTAGGTCTTGGGGCCCAACCTCCCAAGCCTGAATGGGGAGCGATGTTGATGAACTCCATGCAATATATCGCTACCGCTCCTTGGATGCTTGTTTTCCCTGGGGTGATGATCTTTTTAACGGTTATGAGTTTTAATCTGGTGGGCGATGGCATCATGGACGCTTTAGATCCTAAACGCGCCTCTTAAAGGAGCTTGCATGATTTTAGAAGTTAAAGATTTAAAAACTTATTTTTTCACCGATAAGGGCGTGAATAAGGCGGTGGATGGCGTGAGTTTTGGCTTGAAAAAGTCTCAAACGCTCTGCATTGTAGGGGAGAGTGGGAGCGGGAAAAGCATCACTTCGCTTTCTATTTTAGGGCTGATTGAAAAACCCGGGAAAATTGTAGGGGGGAGCATCCAATTTTTGGGGCAGGATTTGTTGCAACTCAAAGAAAAGCAAATGCAAAAAGAAATCAGGGGTAAAAAAATTGGCATGATCTTTCAAGAGCCCATGACGAGCTTGAATCCTTCCTACACGGTGGGGTTTCAAATCAATGAAGTGCTAAAAATCCACCACCCAAGCCTTAATAAAAAAGAACGATTAG
This region includes:
- a CDS encoding ABC transporter permease, with amino-acid sequence MLSFIIKRILWAIPTLFGVSVIVFMMVHLVPGDPALVILGEKANQAAIDALREQFGLNKPLIEQYFFFINNVLHGNFGTSIMTGEPVMHEFLQRFPATVELALIALFMALVLGISVGVLAAIKRYSVFDYSSMTFALAGISMPVFWLGLMLIYIFSVQLGWLPVFGRLSDVYYLDGPTGFYLIDSLIARDYGAFVDTIKHLILPSIVLATVSTAVIARMTRASMAEVSKEDYVRTAKAKGCSSFRVIFVHTLRNALIPVTTIAGLMLAGLLGGSMITETVFSWPGIGKWIVNALNQRDFPIIQSMSLIIAMMYIGANLLVDILYAFIDPRIRLS
- a CDS encoding ABC transporter permease, producing MESFREFIQQFKKNKAAVVGAWIVLLLVVCAIFAPLLAPHDPYVQNAQDRLLKPIWEHGGNAKYLLGTDDLGRDILSRLIYGARISLTIGIVSMGIAVFFGTILGLIAGYFGGKTDAIIMRIMDIMFALPSILLIVIVVAVLGPSLTNAMLAIGFVGIPGFARLVRSSVLGEKEKEYVIASKINGSSHLRLMCKVIFPNCIIPLIVQTTMGFASTVLEAAALSFLGLGAQPPKPEWGAMLMNSMQYIATAPWMLVFPGVMIFLTVMSFNLVGDGIMDALDPKRAS